A stretch of Kyrpidia spormannii DNA encodes these proteins:
- the ilvA gene encoding threonine ammonia-lyase, with the protein MVLKRIGGVPVGDCVTLTDVQEAAVRLAPVIHRFPLQQSQTFSRMSNNQVFLKLENLQKTGAFKIRGAYNKVAKLSPEARDRGIFSASAGNHAQGVALAASRFGAPCTIVMPEGAPEAKITATQGYGSRVELAGATYDDAHLHAKRLCREQGGTFVHAFDDLDVIAGQGTIALEIAEDLPDVDAVVVPVGGGGLIAGIAAALKALRPKTAVYGVQASGAASMALSLREGRRVTLPGVATVADGIAVKSPGELTFDHVKRFVDDVVTVSDDAILRAMYAFLERTKMLVEGAGAVGLAALFEEVLPLRQKKVVLVVSGGNVDIAKLASLHPMDRPSPVGVAKI; encoded by the coding sequence GTGGTTTTAAAACGCATTGGGGGTGTTCCAGTTGGGGATTGCGTGACCCTTACGGACGTTCAAGAAGCGGCGGTGCGGTTGGCACCCGTCATACATCGATTTCCTCTACAACAATCCCAGACGTTCAGCCGCATGTCGAACAACCAGGTGTTTTTAAAGCTGGAAAACCTCCAAAAAACCGGGGCATTCAAGATTCGCGGCGCCTATAATAAAGTGGCGAAATTGTCGCCGGAAGCCAGGGACCGGGGCATCTTCAGCGCGTCGGCCGGAAATCACGCCCAAGGGGTGGCTCTGGCCGCGTCCCGGTTTGGTGCACCCTGTACCATTGTGATGCCCGAAGGGGCACCAGAAGCAAAAATCACGGCCACTCAGGGATACGGATCCCGGGTGGAGTTGGCGGGAGCCACCTACGACGACGCTCACCTTCATGCAAAGCGGCTCTGTCGCGAGCAGGGGGGTACCTTTGTACACGCCTTCGATGATCTGGATGTGATCGCGGGCCAGGGTACCATTGCCTTGGAGATTGCGGAAGACTTGCCCGACGTCGACGCAGTGGTGGTGCCCGTGGGCGGGGGAGGCTTGATTGCGGGGATTGCCGCGGCGCTCAAGGCCCTTCGGCCAAAGACCGCAGTATACGGGGTGCAGGCGTCGGGGGCGGCCTCCATGGCCTTATCTCTGCGGGAAGGGCGTCGGGTCACATTGCCCGGGGTTGCCACCGTGGCAGATGGCATCGCAGTCAAATCCCCGGGGGAACTCACCTTTGATCATGTGAAACGTTTTGTTGATGACGTGGTTACCGTTTCGGATGACGCTATCCTTCGGGCAATGTACGCTTTTTTGGAAAGGACGAAAATGCTCGTAGAAGGTGCCGGCGCTGTTGGGCTGGCGGCTTTGTTTGAAGAGGTTCTCCCGTTGCGGCAAAAAAAAGTGGTGCTCGTGGTCAGCGGGGGGAACGTGGATATTGCAAAACTCGCCTCGTTGCATCCAATGGATCGCCCGTCACCTGTGGGAGTCGCAAAAATCTGA